A section of the Rhodothermales bacterium genome encodes:
- a CDS encoding tail fiber domain-containing protein translates to MYSFIQNGYASYRFALWGKAQGSSTQSYGLHATGTGASNQNFGAYGSATGGSQAYGVYGVASGASTNYAGYFFGNVYATGTVTQLSDSRFKRDITTISSETKSALLELKPLTYRFANVNELAAAGLPRASLADGVHYGLIAQEVQAVLPDLVSQEILAIPAEDLSTQDVPVQTLGVNYSELIPILIAVIQDQQAQIEALQAAVRGAGIDVPDATSGNN, encoded by the coding sequence GTGTACTCATTCATCCAGAACGGGTATGCGAGCTATCGTTTCGCGCTGTGGGGGAAAGCACAGGGCAGCAGTACACAATCATATGGACTTCATGCTACTGGTACAGGCGCGTCGAACCAGAATTTCGGAGCCTACGGAAGTGCGACTGGGGGATCACAGGCGTATGGCGTTTACGGCGTAGCCAGCGGGGCTTCCACGAACTATGCAGGATATTTCTTCGGAAATGTATATGCCACGGGAACCGTAACTCAGTTGTCAGACAGCAGGTTCAAGCGCGACATAACCACGATCAGTTCGGAGACCAAGTCCGCCCTGCTCGAACTGAAGCCGTTAACCTACCGTTTTGCCAACGTTAACGAACTGGCCGCTGCGGGTCTCCCTCGGGCGAGTCTCGCTGACGGTGTACATTATGGGTTAATCGCCCAGGAAGTTCAAGCGGTATTACCTGATTTGGTCTCACAAGAGATACTGGCGATTCCGGCAGAGGATTTATCGACGCAGGATGTACCTGTTCAGACCCTGGGAGTCAACTATTCCGAACTGATTCCTATTCTCATTGCCGTCATCCAGGATCAACAGGCACAGATCGAGGCTCTTCAGGCAGCCGTACGCGGCGCGGGCATCGATGTGCCGGACGCGACGAGCGGCAATAATTAA